ACATATAATGCTACCTGCAAGTAGGAAATTTCCACACTATCAAAACCAGGAGATGTACAAGAAAGTATGTCCTCCAGAGCTCTGGCCATTATACCACGCTCAGACGTATCATCTTTACCCAGCCTGCTGAGTGTGTAAGTTTTACCAGTACCTGTTTGACCGTAAGCCATAACTGTTCCATTATATCCATTCAAGACACTCTGCGAAAAATTcatacaaaacaaaaacaaaatatccATAAGTTACAGAATTTCCATGAAACAAAATTTGAGATCAACAACCAGTCTCAATGTACACTCT
The Humulus lupulus chromosome 6, drHumLupu1.1, whole genome shotgun sequence DNA segment above includes these coding regions:
- the LOC133782013 gene encoding kinesin-like protein KIN-UC; translated protein: MQLKRLKLRKNNWSSESYRFDEVFTDTASQRRVYEAVAKPVVESVLNGYNGTVMAYGQTGTGKTYTLSRLGKDDTSERGIMARALEDILSCTSPGFDSVEISYLQLLHGKKSKARGP